The nucleotide sequence CATCGCCGCCCTGCTGATCGGGCTCCTCGGCGGCCGCGAGTCCGAACGCGACTCGGTGATCGGCGTGATCCTCGCCTTCGGCCTCGGCATGGGTGTCCTGCTGCTGTCGTTCTACGAAGGCCGCAGCGCCAACAAGTTCGGCATCCTGGTCGGGCAGATCATCACCATCGACTCGACCAACCTGAACCTGCTCGTCGGCGCCTCGGTCGTCGTACTGGTGGTGCTCGCGGTGATCTACCGGCCGCTGCTGTTCGCGACGGTCGACCCGGCGGTCGCGACGGCGCGCGGCGTGCCGGTGCGGTTGCTGTCGCTGATCTTCGCGGTGCTGGTCGGGATCTCGAGCGCGCTCGGGGTGCAGATCGTCGGTGCCCTGCTGGTGGTCTCGCTGATGGTGACCCCGGCCGCGGCCGCCGCGCGGGTCACGGCGAGCCCGTGGAAGGCGACCGTGCTGTCGATCGTGTTCGCGGAGATCGCCGCGCTCGGCGGGATCATCCTTTCGCTGGCGCCGGGGAAGCCGGTGAGCGCGTTCGTCACGACGATCTCGTTCGTGATCTACCTCGTCTGCCGGCTCATCGCGTGGCTGCGCGGGCGATCGTCGCGGGTTCGCATCGAGCCGACGGCGACGGCGCAGCCCGCCCTGCACTAGCGGACCTGCGTTTAGCGGGCTGAACGCGATCAGCCGCTCCGGGGCCGATGCCACCAATGCGACATTGGAGACGTCGAGCGTCCCTGATGTGACATTGGGCACCCCGGGATGCGGCCCGCTCAAATCGCATTTAGCCCGCTAAACGCAGGTCGGCGCGCACGTGCGTTTAGCG is from Amycolatopsis lurida and encodes:
- a CDS encoding metal ABC transporter permease gives rise to the protein MDKMFDFALTGELLGLDFVQTALLAAAVLGLVAGVLGPLVVMRRMSFAVHGTAELAFTGAAGALLLGVGVELGGLAGAVIAALLIGLLGGRESERDSVIGVILAFGLGMGVLLLSFYEGRSANKFGILVGQIITIDSTNLNLLVGASVVVLVVLAVIYRPLLFATVDPAVATARGVPVRLLSLIFAVLVGISSALGVQIVGALLVVSLMVTPAAAAARVTASPWKATVLSIVFAEIAALGGIILSLAPGKPVSAFVTTISFVIYLVCRLIAWLRGRSSRVRIEPTATAQPALH